The Acidobacteriota bacterium genome contains a region encoding:
- the acnA gene encoding aconitate hydratase AcnA: MNSFGARAPLAAGGPHIYRLDVLEKSGVGPVSRLPYAMKILLENLLRHEDGRFVTADDITRLANWNPRHNSNREIAFTPARVLLQDFTGVPAVADLAAMRDAFRARGGDPKLIGPQQPVELVIDHSVQVDRYASPSAFAFNAERELQRNRERYLFLRWGQKALQNFRVVPPDTGIVHQVNLEYLARVVVRCKCNGTVEAYPDSLVGTDSHTPMVNGLGVLGWGVGGIEAEAAMLGQPISMLLPDVLGVRLLNHLQPGTTATDLVLTIAEALRKKGVVGKFVEFFGEGVRHLTIPDRATLGNMSPEYGATIAISPIDEATLHYLRFTHRDPDRVSLVERYAREQGLFGSDTPASSYTDVLDFDLAQVEPSLAGPKRPQDRIPLSRSKSAFAQALPKLLPTGGTAAAKAESNGHQLHHGSVVIAAITSCTNTSNPTVLMAAGLLAKKAVERGLKSQPWVKTSLAPGSKVVTEYLNKAGFTPYLEQLGFNLVGYGCTTCIGNSGPLPEEVAAEVQDRNLVAVSVLSGNRNFEGRIHPQVRANYLASPPLVVAYALAGDMNRDLTTEPLGQGKDSQPVYLRDIWPTNEEVAQAVESCVSPDMFAREYSNVFTGDQNWQGLQVAGGDLYHWDEASTYIKKPPFFEGVPEAPDAIRAARVLAYLGDSVTTDHISPAGSIAAKSPAGEYLIAHGVPPADFNSYGSRRGNHEVMVRGTFANVRLRNRLAPGTEGGFTRHLPAGPGGQKDVMTIFAASQIYAAEGVPCIILAGAEYGSGSSRDWAAKGPRLLGVQAVLAVSFERIHRSNLIGMGILPLQFADGQSADSLGLTGEETYDIPAGKSLEAGGSIDVTVTSPDGSQRRFPMTVRLDTPMELAYYRDGGILPYVLNQLAANGAASVAAPAQEC; the protein is encoded by the coding sequence ATGAACTCTTTTGGCGCGCGCGCGCCCCTCGCCGCTGGCGGCCCGCACATCTATCGGCTCGATGTCCTCGAAAAATCTGGCGTAGGCCCGGTCTCCCGTCTCCCCTACGCCATGAAGATCCTGCTCGAAAACCTCCTCCGCCACGAGGACGGCCGCTTCGTCACCGCCGACGACATCACCCGTCTCGCCAATTGGAACCCCCGCCACAACTCCAATCGCGAAATCGCCTTCACCCCCGCCCGCGTCCTTTTGCAGGATTTCACCGGCGTCCCCGCCGTCGCCGATCTCGCCGCCATGCGTGATGCCTTCCGCGCCCGCGGCGGCGACCCCAAACTCATCGGCCCGCAGCAGCCCGTCGAGCTGGTCATTGACCACTCCGTCCAGGTCGACCGCTACGCCTCCCCCTCCGCCTTCGCCTTCAACGCCGAGCGCGAGCTCCAGCGCAACCGCGAGCGCTACCTCTTCCTCCGCTGGGGCCAAAAGGCGTTGCAGAACTTCCGCGTCGTTCCCCCCGATACCGGCATCGTCCATCAGGTGAATCTCGAGTATCTCGCCCGCGTCGTCGTCCGCTGCAAGTGCAATGGGACCGTCGAAGCCTATCCGGATTCCCTCGTCGGCACCGACTCCCACACCCCCATGGTCAACGGCCTCGGCGTCCTGGGATGGGGCGTCGGCGGCATCGAGGCCGAAGCCGCCATGCTCGGCCAGCCCATCTCCATGCTCCTGCCCGATGTCCTCGGCGTGCGCCTGCTCAACCACCTCCAGCCCGGCACCACCGCCACCGATCTGGTCCTCACCATCGCCGAAGCCCTGCGCAAAAAAGGCGTCGTCGGCAAGTTCGTCGAGTTCTTTGGCGAGGGCGTCCGCCATCTCACCATCCCCGACCGCGCCACCCTCGGCAACATGTCCCCCGAGTACGGCGCCACCATCGCCATCTCCCCCATCGACGAAGCCACGCTGCACTACCTCCGCTTCACCCATCGGGATCCGGACCGCGTCTCCCTCGTCGAGCGTTATGCCAGGGAGCAGGGTCTGTTCGGCTCCGATACGCCCGCCTCCAGCTACACCGACGTGTTGGATTTCGATCTCGCGCAGGTCGAACCCTCCCTCGCCGGTCCCAAGCGTCCGCAGGATCGCATCCCCCTCAGCCGCAGCAAATCCGCTTTCGCCCAGGCCCTGCCCAAGCTCCTGCCCACAGGCGGCACCGCTGCCGCCAAAGCCGAAAGCAACGGCCACCAATTGCATCATGGCTCGGTCGTCATCGCCGCCATCACAAGCTGCACCAACACCAGCAACCCCACCGTCCTGATGGCCGCCGGCCTGCTCGCCAAAAAAGCCGTCGAGCGCGGCCTCAAATCCCAACCCTGGGTCAAAACCAGCCTCGCCCCCGGCTCCAAAGTCGTCACCGAATACCTCAACAAAGCCGGTTTCACGCCCTATCTGGAGCAGCTCGGCTTCAACCTCGTCGGCTACGGCTGTACCACCTGCATCGGCAACAGCGGCCCGCTACCCGAGGAGGTCGCCGCCGAAGTCCAGGATCGCAATCTGGTCGCCGTCTCCGTCCTCAGCGGCAATCGCAACTTCGAGGGACGCATTCATCCCCAGGTCCGCGCCAACTACCTCGCCTCCCCGCCTCTCGTCGTCGCCTACGCCCTCGCCGGCGACATGAACCGCGACCTCACCACCGAGCCCCTCGGCCAAGGCAAAGACTCCCAGCCCGTCTACCTCCGCGACATCTGGCCTACGAACGAAGAAGTCGCCCAGGCGGTGGAAAGCTGCGTCTCGCCCGACATGTTCGCCCGCGAGTACAGCAACGTCTTCACCGGAGATCAGAACTGGCAGGGCCTCCAGGTCGCAGGCGGCGATTTATATCACTGGGATGAGGCTTCCACCTACATCAAAAAGCCCCCCTTCTTCGAGGGTGTGCCCGAGGCTCCGGACGCTATCCGCGCCGCCCGCGTCCTCGCCTACCTCGGTGATAGTGTCACGACGGACCATATTTCCCCCGCCGGCTCCATCGCCGCCAAAAGCCCCGCCGGCGAGTACCTCATCGCCCACGGCGTCCCGCCCGCCGATTTCAACTCCTACGGCTCCCGCCGCGGCAATCACGAGGTCATGGTGCGCGGCACCTTCGCCAACGTCCGCCTCCGCAACCGCCTCGCCCCCGGCACCGAAGGCGGCTTCACCCGCCACCTCCCGGCCGGCCCCGGCGGCCAAAAGGACGTCATGACCATCTTCGCCGCCAGCCAGATCTACGCGGCGGAGGGCGTTCCCTGCATCATCCTCGCCGGCGCCGAGTACGGCTCCGGCTCCAGCCGCGACTGGGCCGCCAAAGGCCCCCGCCTGCTCGGCGTCCAGGCCGTGCTTGCCGTCAGCTTCGAGCGCATTCACCGCTCCAATCTGATCGGCATGGGCATTCTGCCGCTGCAGTTCGCCGACGGCCAATCCGCCGACTCCCTCGGCCTCACCGGCGAAGAAACCTATGACATCCCCGCCGGCAAATCCCTCGAGGCCGGCGGCTCGATCGATGTCACTGTCACCTCGCCCGACGGCTCCCAGCGCCGTTTCCCCATGACCGTCCGCCTCGACACCCCCATGGAGCTGGCCTACTACCGCGACGGCGGCATCCTCCCCTACGTCCTCAACCAGTTGGCGGCGAATGGCGCCGCCTCTGTCGCCGCCCCCGCCCAGGAATGCTAA
- a CDS encoding SDR family oxidoreductase, whose amino-acid sequence MQKVYLVTGVAGFIGSALAAALLQRGERVRGVDNFATGKRENLKRCEGLEFIEGDIGDTACAQRACEGVEVVFHEAAIPSVPRSVAQPLESNRANVDATVNLLVAARAAGVERVIYAASSSAYGNSATLPKREDFVPAPLSPYAAAKLAGELYLQAFHASYGLTTLSLRYFNVFGPYQDANSPYAAVLARFINAMLDGNAPQVNGDGEQSRDFTYIDNVVAANLLAAEAPADRVAGKVVNVATGERTSLQQVLALLRPMLGYTGEVHYGPERSGDVKHSLADIRRARELLGYEPQVSFAEGLERTVGWYRGQGARGASLKA is encoded by the coding sequence ATGCAGAAGGTGTATTTGGTGACTGGGGTGGCAGGATTCATTGGTTCCGCGCTGGCAGCGGCGCTGCTGCAGCGGGGCGAGCGGGTGCGCGGGGTCGATAACTTCGCCACTGGGAAGCGTGAAAATCTAAAGCGCTGCGAGGGGTTGGAATTTATCGAGGGCGACATCGGCGACACGGCGTGCGCACAGCGCGCCTGCGAGGGAGTGGAGGTGGTGTTTCACGAGGCAGCTATCCCGAGCGTGCCACGCTCGGTAGCGCAGCCACTGGAGAGCAACCGGGCCAATGTGGACGCTACCGTCAATCTTCTGGTGGCGGCGCGGGCAGCGGGCGTGGAGCGCGTGATCTATGCGGCATCCTCGTCGGCCTACGGCAACAGTGCGACCCTACCCAAGCGCGAAGACTTCGTGCCGGCGCCCTTATCTCCCTATGCGGCTGCCAAGTTGGCCGGCGAGCTTTATCTGCAGGCCTTCCACGCGAGCTATGGGCTGACGACGCTGAGTCTGCGATATTTCAATGTTTTTGGACCCTATCAGGACGCCAATAGTCCTTACGCGGCGGTGCTGGCGCGATTTATCAACGCCATGCTGGACGGCAACGCGCCGCAGGTGAACGGTGACGGCGAGCAGAGCCGCGACTTCACCTATATTGATAACGTGGTAGCGGCCAATTTGCTTGCGGCCGAAGCCCCGGCGGATCGCGTGGCTGGGAAAGTAGTGAACGTGGCCACGGGCGAGAGGACGTCGCTCCAACAGGTGCTGGCTCTGCTGCGGCCGATGCTGGGGTATACCGGGGAGGTGCATTATGGGCCGGAACGTTCCGGCGATGTTAAGCACTCGCTGGCCGATATCCGCCGGGCACGGGAGCTGCTGGGGTATGAGCCGCAGGTGAGCTTTGCCGAGGGACTGGAACGGACAGTGGGCTGGTACCGTGGGCAGGGGGCTAGGGGCGCGAGCTTGAAGGCGTGA
- a CDS encoding class I SAM-dependent methyltransferase, with protein MIVGANDLNRIRIWELEAILNEFPARADVLEIGAGTGVQARYLQEHGYSVQAVDRRESGYRNYAHYARNRVFPVQEYEGEHLPVADASADVVYTSHCLMYVRNLGSLSGEMRRVLRPGGYAVHVVPTVSWRFWTSLASFPMAAMALARAVAWSTWRPPRNHTRRGAWRDALAAGYAALIQPPLALGPHAGFELWRFRRGRWRRSFGENGFTVIRDRPVGMFGTGCLLFGSALPAPKRQWLAKLLGSSSRVYCVRPQSGSGR; from the coding sequence ATGATCGTGGGTGCCAACGATCTGAATCGGATTCGGATTTGGGAGCTGGAGGCGATTCTCAACGAGTTTCCGGCGCGAGCCGACGTGCTGGAAATCGGAGCGGGTACGGGAGTTCAGGCACGCTACCTGCAGGAACATGGCTATAGCGTGCAGGCGGTGGACCGGCGTGAATCTGGCTACAGGAATTACGCTCACTATGCGCGAAACCGGGTGTTTCCTGTGCAGGAATACGAGGGCGAGCATCTGCCGGTGGCGGATGCCAGCGCTGATGTTGTGTACACGTCGCACTGTCTGATGTACGTCAGGAATCTGGGATCGCTGAGCGGGGAAATGCGGAGGGTGCTGCGACCTGGGGGCTACGCGGTTCACGTGGTGCCAACGGTGTCCTGGCGTTTTTGGACCAGCCTTGCCTCGTTTCCGATGGCTGCAATGGCGCTGGCTCGCGCCGTGGCCTGGAGTACATGGAGACCTCCCCGAAACCACACCCGCCGAGGCGCCTGGAGGGACGCGCTCGCCGCAGGCTACGCGGCTCTGATCCAGCCTCCTCTTGCCTTGGGGCCGCATGCAGGATTTGAGCTTTGGCGATTCCGGCGCGGCCGCTGGCGGCGCAGCTTTGGGGAGAATGGTTTCACGGTGATACGCGACCGTCCCGTAGGCATGTTCGGCACAGGCTGCCTCTTGTTCGGTAGCGCCTTACCGGCGCCGAAGCGCCAATGGCTGGCGAAGCTCCTGGGGAGCAGCTCCCGGGTGTATTGCGTGCGTCCGCAATCGGGTTCGGGCCGCTAA
- a CDS encoding nucleotide sugar dehydrogenase has translation MLLAINDRTAKIGIIGLGYVGLPLALVYQHAGFHVTGFDNDVSKVTSLAQGRSYIQHIGAETVAEAVASGRFQATTDFDRLAALDAILICVPTPLTDKREPDVSFIENAGREIARRLRPGQLIVLESSTYPGTTEEVLLPLLEASGVRCRAELKAMAQAAHASASVAVADTGRAYVAYSPEREDPGNRDFTTRTIPKLVGGIDPESGALALALYSAAFESAVGVSSARVAEMAKILENTYRCVNIALVNELKQLCLRMGIDIFEVIEAAATKPFGFHPFYPGPGLGGHCIPIDPFYLSWKAHEFDFTTRFIQLAGEINTEMPYKVVEAITTALNRRRLPVDGARILILGVAYKKDIDDLRESPALKVIELLSKLGAEVNYHDPHCPRVWRGRHNDFEMASIPFIPADAAQFDCVAVLTDHTDLDYRAIACHARLLIDTRNATRGLRADNVVHC, from the coding sequence ATGCTTCTTGCCATTAACGACCGCACCGCCAAAATTGGGATCATCGGCCTCGGTTACGTAGGCCTTCCGCTCGCGCTGGTGTATCAGCATGCCGGCTTCCATGTCACCGGTTTTGATAACGACGTCTCCAAAGTGACCAGCCTGGCCCAGGGGCGGAGCTACATCCAGCATATTGGCGCCGAGACGGTTGCCGAGGCCGTGGCCTCGGGCCGATTTCAAGCCACCACCGACTTCGACCGCTTGGCCGCGCTGGACGCCATCCTGATCTGCGTACCCACGCCGCTGACCGACAAGCGTGAGCCCGACGTGAGCTTTATCGAAAATGCCGGCCGCGAGATCGCCCGCCGCTTGCGCCCGGGCCAGCTTATCGTGCTCGAGAGCAGTACCTACCCGGGAACCACCGAAGAGGTGCTGTTGCCCCTCCTGGAAGCCAGTGGCGTGCGCTGCCGGGCGGAGCTTAAAGCCATGGCGCAGGCCGCGCATGCCAGCGCGTCGGTCGCGGTGGCCGACACGGGGCGCGCCTATGTTGCTTATTCCCCCGAACGCGAGGACCCAGGCAACCGCGATTTCACCACCCGTACGATTCCCAAGCTGGTGGGTGGCATCGACCCGGAATCCGGCGCCCTGGCGCTGGCACTGTATTCGGCCGCTTTCGAGAGCGCCGTCGGCGTCTCCAGCGCCCGCGTTGCCGAAATGGCAAAAATCCTGGAAAACACCTATCGTTGCGTCAATATCGCGCTCGTCAACGAGCTCAAGCAGCTCTGTCTTCGCATGGGCATCGATATCTTCGAGGTCATCGAGGCCGCAGCCACCAAACCCTTCGGATTCCATCCTTTCTACCCCGGCCCCGGTTTGGGCGGGCACTGCATCCCCATCGATCCATTTTATTTATCCTGGAAAGCTCACGAATTCGATTTCACCACTCGGTTCATTCAGTTGGCGGGAGAGATCAATACCGAGATGCCGTACAAGGTCGTCGAGGCCATCACCACCGCGCTCAACCGCCGCCGCCTCCCGGTGGACGGCGCGCGCATTTTGATCCTGGGTGTCGCTTACAAGAAAGATATTGACGACTTGCGGGAATCACCCGCGCTGAAGGTGATTGAATTATTGTCCAAATTGGGCGCCGAAGTGAACTACCATGATCCTCACTGCCCGCGCGTCTGGCGAGGACGCCATAATGATTTCGAGATGGCCTCGATCCCATTTATCCCAGCCGACGCCGCGCAATTCGATTGTGTTGCAGTCCTGACGGATCACACCGACTTGGATTATCGCGCCATCGCCTGCCACGCCCGCCTGCTCATCGATACCCGCAACGCCACGCGTGGGCTCCGTGCCGATAACGTCGTCCATTGCTGA
- a CDS encoding polysaccharide biosynthesis tyrosine autokinase, with protein sequence MPKAVQQPSPIPPPQPVAGRAGAPAPWWQATEEAGPQAERPAGSGTPWVYYGRLLQRNLWRLVTFVCVVTAVATLIALTRPKQYAAVTTLQVDALGAQVVGDEHLQRASTADSDALVLTDQTVMTSPAVLLQVVEQLHLQDNPAFRAPSHPNLTPSPDDVLRQLSNGVSVSRPPASLLLNVSYQTQSATLAAQIANAIANSFLNLEYNSRAQALNQSTAYMSGQLDNLRAQTEQAQQNLVSYESRANILDPDSKDNIMVARLTELNSDLTKAKSQRMQMQAAVRVIDSGAAAGWTNPTLTQEVQTLRGRLQTDQNQLQVLGQIYGTSHPRYRQQSTVVRRDEEAVQQAQARLAGAARAQFVAARLQEMLLEQAVAQQKQAMDQFERRAITYRSLQAAAQNYTKLYYDLLQRIAESKLAAGFHTTNARVVSPARPDFRPVAPRPKLTAAVALLLSLLAGVGFVLARDALDQSVASAEQVELLFRVPVLGLLPLLESENELQLAGGGSEEDREARHPYHEAIVSLQSAILLGAAEARVVAITSALPAEGKSTAAGHLAASMAQMGQSTLLVDGDLRKPRVHRLFGVANQRGLSPVLRGTMDLEAALQPSRRDNLTLLTAGPTVTNSAELLQQHWPAVLDRLRERFDRVIIDCGPTLGFADSGAIARDTDALVLLVRAGKTARNLVRGALRQLRTTGVDVTGIVLNCVSARLDPYYYYQSAYHNYYNSDGDGEESE encoded by the coding sequence ATGCCCAAAGCTGTACAACAACCCTCCCCGATCCCTCCGCCGCAGCCGGTCGCCGGGCGGGCGGGCGCGCCGGCGCCCTGGTGGCAAGCAACGGAAGAGGCGGGACCGCAAGCAGAGCGGCCGGCAGGGAGTGGCACGCCCTGGGTGTATTACGGCAGGTTGCTGCAGAGAAATCTGTGGCGGCTGGTTACATTTGTCTGTGTCGTTACGGCTGTTGCGACTTTGATCGCGCTCACGCGGCCGAAGCAGTATGCGGCGGTGACCACGTTGCAGGTGGACGCGCTGGGCGCGCAGGTGGTCGGGGACGAGCATCTGCAACGGGCAAGCACCGCGGACAGCGACGCACTGGTGCTGACCGACCAGACCGTAATGACGAGCCCGGCTGTGCTGCTGCAAGTGGTCGAGCAGCTACACCTGCAGGATAACCCCGCGTTCCGCGCTCCCTCGCACCCGAACCTCACCCCTTCGCCGGACGACGTACTCCGCCAGCTTTCCAATGGCGTGAGCGTGAGTCGACCGCCAGCCTCGCTGCTGCTGAATGTCAGCTATCAGACGCAGAGCGCAACTCTGGCGGCGCAGATTGCCAACGCCATTGCCAACTCGTTTCTGAATCTGGAATACAACAGCCGGGCGCAGGCACTGAACCAGTCTACGGCCTACATGTCGGGTCAGTTGGACAATCTGCGGGCACAAACGGAGCAGGCACAGCAGAATTTAGTCAGCTACGAGAGCCGCGCCAACATTCTCGATCCGGACAGCAAAGACAATATCATGGTGGCGCGGCTCACCGAGCTGAACAGCGACCTCACGAAGGCGAAAAGCCAGCGCATGCAGATGCAAGCGGCGGTGAGGGTGATCGACTCGGGGGCGGCTGCGGGATGGACAAATCCGACACTGACCCAGGAAGTACAGACACTGCGTGGCCGGCTGCAGACGGACCAGAATCAGTTGCAGGTTCTGGGCCAGATCTACGGGACCAGCCATCCGCGTTATCGCCAACAAAGTACGGTCGTCCGACGGGACGAGGAAGCGGTGCAGCAGGCGCAAGCGCGGCTGGCCGGGGCGGCACGGGCCCAATTCGTGGCGGCTCGACTGCAGGAGATGCTGCTGGAGCAAGCCGTGGCCCAACAAAAGCAGGCCATGGACCAGTTCGAGCGGCGTGCCATCACCTACCGGAGCTTGCAGGCGGCGGCGCAGAACTACACCAAGCTGTATTACGACCTGCTGCAGCGGATTGCAGAATCAAAGCTGGCCGCCGGTTTTCACACCACCAACGCCCGGGTGGTCAGCCCGGCGCGGCCCGATTTCCGGCCCGTCGCGCCCCGCCCCAAGCTCACCGCAGCAGTAGCGCTGCTGCTTTCGCTGCTGGCGGGCGTGGGATTTGTCCTGGCGCGCGACGCTCTGGATCAGAGCGTGGCCTCTGCCGAACAGGTCGAATTGCTGTTCCGCGTGCCGGTGCTAGGCCTGCTGCCGCTGCTGGAATCAGAGAACGAACTGCAGCTCGCCGGCGGCGGCAGTGAGGAGGACCGCGAGGCGCGGCACCCGTACCACGAAGCGATTGTTTCGCTGCAAAGCGCCATTCTGCTGGGCGCTGCGGAGGCGCGTGTCGTGGCGATTACCAGCGCCCTACCAGCGGAGGGTAAATCCACGGCGGCCGGGCATCTGGCGGCGTCGATGGCGCAGATGGGGCAATCCACGCTGCTGGTCGACGGAGATCTGCGCAAGCCGCGGGTTCACCGGCTGTTCGGGGTGGCGAATCAGCGCGGGTTATCGCCGGTGCTGCGGGGCACGATGGATCTGGAAGCGGCTCTGCAGCCCTCAAGGCGCGACAATCTGACGCTGCTTACCGCCGGCCCCACGGTGACCAACTCCGCCGAGCTGCTGCAGCAACACTGGCCCGCCGTTCTCGATCGATTGCGGGAGAGGTTCGACCGCGTCATCATTGACTGCGGCCCCACGCTGGGATTCGCCGATAGCGGGGCCATCGCCCGGGATACGGATGCGCTAGTGCTGCTGGTGCGTGCGGGGAAAACAGCGCGGAACCTGGTTCGCGGCGCGCTGCGCCAATTGCGCACCACCGGCGTTGACGTCACCGGTATCGTGCTCAACTGCGTGAGCGCGCGGCTGGATCCGTACTACTACTACCAGAGCGCCTATCACAACTATTACAACTCGGATGGCGACGGCGAGGAGAGTGAATAA
- a CDS encoding glycosyltransferase family 1 protein produces the protein MRVLMVANLDWYLYNYRLALAEAIRTEGHEVHLLGSEGEYLPRLRRLGFPCHSWKLSRQVSGPWRAVAEMRRLTGVIAKVRPDLVHYFTVKPMLYGALVRRWCRHSYAVVNAPAGLWSAFSAPGLRSRPARSLMRRWYGLACNGPGVENILQNPDDIQELQQWRALRASNFHLIRGSGVSLQRFTATARAPSDAVVVLMATRVNAFKGVREFVAAARYLRERELHVEFVLAGKPDRGLFGAIGEEEIAAWVEKKWIRYLGHREDMREVLQSSDVVVLPSQIREGVPRILIEAAAMGKPLVATDVPGCREIVQEGLTGFLIPPGDALELADRVARLAADAGLRARMGANGRRLVAAEFDESRVVQATLRVYEQAWRQLGDRVRAAAAASA, from the coding sequence ATGCGTGTCCTGATGGTTGCTAACCTGGACTGGTATTTGTACAACTATCGTCTCGCGCTGGCGGAGGCGATCCGGACGGAAGGACATGAAGTGCATCTACTGGGTTCGGAGGGGGAATATCTGCCGCGTCTGCGGAGGCTGGGTTTCCCTTGCCACAGTTGGAAGCTATCGCGGCAAGTGAGTGGGCCATGGCGGGCGGTGGCCGAGATGCGGCGGTTGACGGGCGTGATCGCCAAGGTACGCCCCGATCTCGTGCATTATTTCACCGTCAAGCCAATGCTCTACGGCGCGCTGGTGAGGCGTTGGTGTCGCCATAGCTACGCCGTAGTCAACGCTCCGGCTGGCCTTTGGTCCGCGTTCTCGGCACCGGGACTGCGTTCCCGTCCGGCCCGAAGCCTGATGCGGCGCTGGTATGGGCTGGCGTGCAATGGGCCGGGCGTGGAAAACATTCTGCAAAACCCCGACGACATCCAGGAGTTACAACAATGGCGGGCGTTGCGGGCAAGCAACTTCCACCTCATCCGCGGCTCCGGCGTCTCGTTGCAACGCTTCACTGCTACCGCGCGGGCGCCCTCCGACGCTGTGGTTGTGCTGATGGCCACGCGCGTGAACGCCTTTAAGGGCGTGCGCGAGTTTGTAGCGGCGGCGCGATACTTGCGCGAGCGTGAGTTGCACGTCGAGTTCGTGCTGGCGGGCAAACCGGATCGGGGCTTATTCGGCGCTATTGGGGAAGAGGAGATCGCCGCCTGGGTGGAAAAAAAATGGATCCGGTATCTTGGCCACCGCGAGGATATGAGGGAGGTGCTGCAGAGCAGCGACGTGGTCGTGTTGCCGAGCCAGATTCGAGAGGGCGTGCCCCGCATCCTGATCGAGGCGGCGGCAATGGGCAAGCCCCTGGTGGCCACGGACGTGCCCGGCTGCCGGGAGATCGTGCAGGAGGGACTGACCGGTTTTCTGATTCCCCCTGGAGATGCACTGGAATTAGCGGATCGCGTCGCCCGCCTCGCCGCCGATGCTGGACTACGCGCCCGCATGGGCGCCAACGGGCGCCGGCTGGTTGCCGCAGAATTTGACGAAAGCAGGGTCGTGCAGGCGACCTTGCGCGTCTATGAACAGGCTTGGAGGCAACTTGGCGACCGTGTGCGAGCGGCGGCGGCCGCCAGCGCGTAG
- a CDS encoding glycosyltransferase: MRMRAAAPVVARHFLPGSLPLIAWSAGFDSRPGAPAGAPGSSKLPPAISVSMAMAREERRRLVLLIDCLRIGGAERQLITLAQSLGAKGFEVIVITYRDVPADVATFCVPPGVQHVHVPGRGWNRKLLRRLRALQPAWICGGLPRANLRLVLYRPWLGTTRLIMCFRSCCRPRQAPSLRRRIMLRAEPVFLRWADGVIANSQAGRDLLACASHGRIQARVVPNGIDTERFRPDADGGRRFRQEHGIRDDVALIGIVARLHYAKHHELFLLAAAQMPAAVQFACIGGGPVDYIRELQTMAQGLGLGARVLFTGDTADMGAAYNALSLCTLCSRFEGLPNALAEAMACGVPCVGTEVGDTAALLGETGVTVPPDDAAALAKAWGTVLSWDRARAGQRARQRILDCYSTAALAQRTAAVLEAIR, encoded by the coding sequence ATGCGGATGCGTGCAGCAGCGCCCGTTGTGGCTCGCCACTTTTTGCCCGGGTCGCTCCCGTTGATCGCTTGGAGTGCGGGCTTCGATTCCCGGCCGGGTGCGCCCGCTGGCGCTCCGGGCTCCTCCAAGCTGCCGCCAGCGATTTCCGTGAGCATGGCAATGGCGCGTGAAGAGCGGCGGCGGCTGGTGTTGCTCATCGACTGCCTGCGGATCGGCGGTGCGGAGCGGCAGTTGATCACGTTAGCCCAAAGCCTGGGCGCGAAGGGCTTTGAGGTGATCGTCATCACTTATCGCGACGTGCCTGCGGATGTGGCTACGTTTTGCGTACCCCCAGGCGTCCAGCATGTCCACGTGCCGGGGCGAGGCTGGAACCGGAAATTGCTGCGACGTCTGCGGGCCTTGCAACCGGCATGGATTTGCGGCGGTCTGCCGCGGGCGAATCTGCGCCTGGTACTCTACCGACCCTGGCTGGGCACAACTCGGCTGATCATGTGCTTCCGCAGTTGCTGCCGGCCGCGGCAGGCCCCCTCGCTGCGCCGCCGGATCATGTTGCGGGCCGAGCCCGTTTTTCTTCGCTGGGCGGATGGGGTCATCGCCAATAGCCAGGCTGGCCGCGACCTGCTGGCCTGCGCCTCTCATGGACGGATCCAGGCCAGGGTAGTGCCCAATGGAATTGACACGGAGCGATTCCGGCCAGATGCAGATGGGGGACGGCGCTTCCGGCAGGAGCACGGCATTCGCGACGACGTCGCTCTGATCGGAATCGTGGCGCGCCTGCACTACGCCAAGCATCATGAGCTGTTTCTGCTGGCAGCCGCGCAAATGCCTGCCGCCGTGCAGTTTGCCTGCATTGGCGGTGGCCCCGTGGATTATATCCGCGAACTGCAAACAATGGCGCAGGGGCTGGGGCTCGGCGCACGGGTCCTGTTTACCGGCGACACCGCAGATATGGGCGCCGCCTACAACGCCTTGAGCCTGTGTACCCTGTGCTCGCGTTTTGAAGGCCTGCCCAATGCATTAGCGGAGGCAATGGCCTGCGGCGTTCCCTGTGTGGGCACTGAGGTGGGCGACACCGCCGCGCTATTGGGCGAAACCGGAGTCACCGTGCCGCCGGATGATGCGGCGGCACTGGCGAAGGCCTGGGGAACGGTTCTGAGCTGGGATCGCGCTCGGGCCGGACAGCGGGCGCGCCAGCGGATCCTTGATTGCTACAGTACGGCGGCACTGGCACAGCGGACGGCGGCGGTTCTGGAGGCGATACGGTAG